The nucleotide window AACATCCGGAGTGCTGAGATGGTGGGCAAGACCCTTGAAATCGACCTTCATCACCTCGGGTGTACATGACGAGAGAAGAAAGATCACTGAAGGGTGATGATCAGCCTTTATTTCACGGAGAATCTCCTCAAGGGTAGGCTCACTCTTGGAGAGATCACCCTCCTCAATAAGGGCAATGCCAAAACGGGGTTTGGCAAAGATCATCATGCCGAGAGCATTCTGCAGAAAATGGGCACAGGTATGTGTACCGAGAATGAGAAAAAAGCTGTCCTTGATCTTTTGATACATCCAACCGACACAGGCCAGGCCGCAAAAACTGTGTGTAACGTTATCTTCCTTGATTATCTGAACATCACCGGGAACCTGCATCATGAAGTATCTCCTCCTGATTGTTACTGCCCGCTGGTAACACCCTTCAGAGGGCGTGAAGAGGCGTTACAACGGTAAACTTAAAGAAACTGAAGATAAAATATTTTCGGTAATCCCCCTACTCATCCAACGCTCTCTCTGAGGCTATTTTTGCTTTAACGGAAGCGGTTTTCTCACCAAGACGAACTGCCCGATCCCGGCGGTCATCAATTTTTATAACCGTATAGACCCGCCTTCCTCCTTTGCTGAACGAATACTCATGGAGCTTCTGAGCCAGATCAAACAGGAGCGGTGCC belongs to Candidatus Chlorobium masyuteum and includes:
- a CDS encoding MTH1187 family thiamine-binding protein; the protein is MALMDIAVIPLDSREGSLSGFVAGLQELLAESGCSFRLHDMGTTVEGPAPLLFDLAQKLHEYSFSKGGRRVYTVIKIDDRRDRAVRLGEKTASVKAKIASERALDE